AGGGCCGCCTGGATGAGCCTCGTCATATGAAGACCGTTCCCGTAAATGATGGCAAGGTCCGGATTGAATTCGCAACTATCCAGCGGGCCCACCACCAGCCCCGCATAGGCGCCTATCTCGAAACAGTTCATCTCCCGCTCGGTCAGCGCCGCACCCTCAAGGGTTCGACAATAGCGCCGGATCGTATTCGAACCGTTCAGCACATACTCAGGCCTCTTGCCGAGCCCCATGACCGCGACTCCGACGGGACAATTCATATCTTCTTTAAAGACCGCCGTGGTGATCCTGTTGCGCCTGGCCCAGCCGAAGGTCTGGCAAAGGGCGACCTTGTGCCTGAACGACCGGGATACGGAAAGAACGCCCGCCGGCGCGTCGGCGGCATTTCTAAGCAGCTTGATTCCTACGGCAAAAGTCTGGGGCCTCAGGTATGTTTCCAGGGCCTTTGCAAATTCACGTGGCGTGGCCAATTCTCTTCCTCCTTTATGGGCTCCCCTCTTATCGCTCTATGCCTTTTCTTGCCTCTATGCCCTTTTGATAGTAATGTTTCACCTCTTTCATTTCCGTGACCAGGTCTGCTATTTCTATGAGGGCGCGGGGTGCGTACCTGCCGGTAAAGATCACCTCGACCCCTTCCGGCCTAAGCCCGATCGCCTCTGTCATCTCTTCGAGGGTGAGGAGATGGAAGTGGTGCGCCGTAAGGATCTCATCGAAGACGACGATGTCGTAGGACCCGGAGATCATGGCCTTTTCCGCTTTCCCGAGACCTTCGCGGGCCATCCTGATATCGTCGTCGCCGGGCTCGTTCCCCACGTGCATGAAAGTGTCCTTTCCATACTGCTCGATGGTCACGTGGCCGGGAATGATCGCCCGGCAGGCCGTAATCTCGCCGTAGATCTGGCCTTTCATGAACTGGCCGATATAGGTCCTGAAATCATGGCCCATGGCGCGCAGGGCTATACCGAGGGCCGCTGTGGTCTTGCCTTTTCCGTTACCCGTGTAAATCTGAAAATAGCCTTTCTCCACCCGTCCTCCCGCCGCCCCGCCGTCCTTACGAAGCTTCCGGCGTGGGGCCTTCAGGGTTTTTCATGGCGCAACTCGATCGTAAAGTATGGCATGGTATGGCTCCAGAGGTCAATACAAAGGAATCCGCAATAAGACCGGCCAGTCGGACCGTCAATTATAGCAGCTCAAAGGTGATTTCGTGAGTATTCTGTTCAATGGCCGGGTAAGGTAAAACTGAACGAGAGATTCGTCGAAGGACTCGGTGAGGTTCCTGGTGATGCACTCCCCTCTTATGAAGGGTATGAAAGGGCAGACACAGCCCGTAAAGTCCGTTTTTTCCTCTTTTGTCCTCTCGGCCATGCCATTGTAAAGACTTGTGGTCCATTGGTTGTAGCTTCCGCATCGGCCTTCGGTAAGCTCTTCCCAGAAACCGGGCCCATAGGCGCCCAGAGTCACCTCGGTGCCCGCAAAGCGCTGGCATGGATAGATGGCGCCGTCCGCGCCGAAGACGAGCTGCTTTGTCCCCGCAGGGCAAAAGAGCCTGGCGCCGGTGACCATCTGGACCACGGGAAATTTCCACTCGCCGTTAAACTCGATGCCGTATTTCTCCGCTGCGAGGTCCATTCTCTCCACGGCTTCGATCTTTTCCGCGTCCGTCAACTCCATAAGCCGCTCTTCCTCCGACTGGCCGCAAAACATGTTTGCCGTAATGATCCTCACACCCGCTGCATCCATCTCTTCCACGAATCTTTCGATATTCGCCAGATTCCACTTGCCGAGGACGGTGATAACGCCACATTCCACACCGCTGACTATGATCCGCTTCAGATTCCGGACGACGGCGTCGTAGGTCCCCAGGCCTGCGGAATCGGTCCTCCTCTTGTCGTTATCTTCCCTGATCCCGTCGAGGCTCACCATAACGCCGAACCGGGACCTGTTCCGTTCTATCCATTCAAAGATCTCTTCATTTATACTGTACCCGTTGGTGTAGAGCTTAAAGGTCGTATTTATCCCGTACTCATCGCCCATGGCGGAAGCCCGGTCGCAGATCATGCGGAGGGTGTCGAAATTCAATAAAGGCTCATAGCCCAAAAATGAGATAAGAAGGGCGGGAATGCCCCTCCTCTTCAGATAGGGGAAGAGGCCCTGAAGGATCTCCTCCGCGAATTCACTGCTCATGGCAGCGCTCCTGAAATCGTAAAAACCGTGGTAGCACCCCACACATGCCATGTTGCATTTCTCGGAGACCAGGAAAGTGACTTTCGAGATCCTGGGGATTTTGTTTTTGACCCGGGCTGCTTCGATATATTCCGAGAACATCTCCTCCCGGGTCATATCCGCATCAACGAGAAATCTCTTTTCGTAGAGTTCCTGAATCAGCACCGGCCCATCGCATTGATGGATCTCCGACACTTTGCGGGCCGCGTCCTCCACTGCAAGAGGGGAATCGAACAGATCGATGAGGTGGGTGATGTCAAAATCAAATGAGGTAAGATTGCCGTGCAGTTTACTGTAGACCCGCACTTCATTGGAGCTCAATTTTTTTACCACGAGAAACGGGGACTTTCTGAGAACAATACCGCTGTGCAGCCCTTTCAGATACATTGAGAAACTCCTGCCTTCAATTATCGTCAAGGTTCATGGGATATGAACCTTTTTCAGTCTCCCCAAAGGCTTTTCGCCTCCATCCCATATCTCCCCAAAGCAGTTTCCTTCTTCGTGCGCATCAGGGACGTCACGTGTTCCGGGCATGGGGGGCAATCTTTCGAAGTTGATAATATTGATATAGTATTGTAATTCCAGGAGCTTGTCAAGCATTGTTATCACCCGTGGGCCGCTAATCGGCAACATCAGCACCCACCGGATAGTGCCTGTTCCAGGTCGGCAATAAGATCATCCACATGCTCAAGGCCGACGGAAATACGGATCAGGTTGTCCGTTATTCCCGCCCGGGAACGGGCGTCCTCCGGCATGGACTGATGGGTCATGGTCCACGGGTGCTCGATCAGAGACTCCACGCCCCCCAGAGACTCCGCCAGGATAAAGAGTTTCACACGCTCGAGAAACCGGAATGCCCCGTCTTCTCCTCCTTTTATCCTGAATGAGAAGGTCCCCCCGGAGCCCCGGGCCTGTTTCGCCGAAATCGTCCGCTGTGAATGGCTTTCGAGGCCTGTATGGAAAACCCGCTCGATCCCTGGATGGGCTTCAAGCCATTTCGCGACAGCCAGCGCATTGCGATTGTGCGCTTCCATTCTGAGAGCCAGGGTTTTAAGTCCTCTCAGCACGAGGAAGCAGTCATGGGGCGCCTGGCAGGTGCCCATGGCATTCTGGTTGAAATAGATCTTTTCCGCAAGACCGGCCTCGTTGACCACTACCGCTCCCCCTACTACATCGGAATGTCCGTTAATGTACTTGGTAGTCGAATGAAGCACGATGTCGATGCCCAGGGCAAGGGGGTTTTGGAAATAAGGAGAGAGGAAGGTATTGTCACAGAGGGTCAGGACACCCCTCGACCGTGCGATCTCGGCTATTGCTGATAAATCGAGAACATTCATAAGGGGGTTCGTCGGAGTCTCCAGCCATATGAGACGTGTATTCGCCTTTATCCGCGATCTCAGGCCCTCAAGGTCGGTTAGTTTCACGAATTCCACCTCGACGCCGTGCTTCGCCGTGATCTCAGTGAGGAGCCGGTAGGTGCCGCCGTAAAGGTCATCATTGACGACGACGTGGTCTCCCGCCGAAAGAAGGGCCAGGACCGTCGCCTCTGCTGCCATACCGGTACCGAAAGCGAACCCGTGCGACCCGCCCTCCAGGGCGGCGAGGCAGTCCTCCAGCGCCTTTCTCGTGGGGTTCCCGGAGCGGGAATAGTCGAAGGGGCCCGCCTGCTTCACCCCTTTGAATGCAAAGGTGGATACCTGGTAAATAGGCGGCATGACCGCCCCGAAGGCGGGGTCGGGTCCGTGTCCCGCGTGAATTGCAAGGGTCTCGAATTTCATATGCCTGCTCCTTCGCTGAATAATTCCACGATACGGTGGACCGCTTCCTTCTCGTCCGGCCCGTGAGCACTCACTTCCAGGTCCACCTGCGGTCCCGCTCCGAGGAGGAGGATCTGCATGATGGAATCCGCATCGGCATGAGCACTTTTATGGCGAAGGGTCACCTTGGACCTGAACCTCTTTGCGCAAAGGACCACCTGGGCCGCCTTTCTCAAATGAAGCCCTTCCTTATCCAATACCCTTGCTTTTCCTGTTTCCATAGATCACCTCCCATATAAAGGCGCCATATCTACCGCCCTCGTTCTCAAAAGACTCCTGCCGCTTCCTCCATGCTCTATCCGATCTAAGGCCTCCTTCACATACTGCGCTCTCTCGTCATAGAACTAATCTATAGTGTTATTATAGACTAAGTATACTTTCATATTCCGGCTGCCTTGTCAAGTCTTTTCTATCCTCTAGAGGACGCCTGCCAACATGCCCGGATTAATGCAAAGGGCCGGTAAATTTTTGCTTGACAAATTGTCTATACCATAGTACACATATAGATTATGTGGGCTATTAACTCTTCAATCGCAAAGCGCCGCAGGGCACCTTTTGTATTGACCGCCCTCATACTCGTCGCTTTGGTGGTCCAGCCCCTTCTCGCAGGGAGCTTTGGCACCGCGTGCGCAAAGATACCCGCCCCTCTCCATACGCAGTCTCACTCGTGCTGCGACAGTTCGACGAAATGCGATTGCGAGCTGCAGAACGCTGCTTCATCCGATACGTCGTCCGCGACCGCGCTCGTCCAGACGCCTGTCTCTTTATACTCCCTTGAAGAGCTCCCATGGCTGTCGATAAGCAGCGTTGCGGTCTCCTCACCCGGGGCAGAGCGGCCCTATGACGCCCGGGCCCTGGCCCGGTACCCCGCGGCAACAATTTACCTCCAAACCCTTAGTCTCCTCTGCTGATTCAAACCGCTGCAGGTGCTTCCCCGGAATGGAAGCCGTGTATTGCGGATATTACCGCCTTGCCGATTCTCATGCCGACGGAAGAGCCCGATACCTGTCCTCGTACCCACGTCTCGACGGCGCGGCCAGGGCATCGGGGACCTGCGGATATCATAACATCATAATTTCTTAGGCATTGGCGGCACAGACACGTAAATTGAATGGAGAATAAATATGACAAAATTGATTACGACCCTTATTGTGGCATGGACCCTTCTGGCGGCCTCACCCTTCTCTTTTGCTCAGACTGCGCATTCGGAGGAGGAGAACCAGGGGATGATGAAAATGCCGAGCATAGACGTCTTTTCCGACGACATCCAGGCAACCTTTATGGTAATGGCGAACAGCTCTCACGAGAAGATGCTCAAAACCATGAAAATGAAGGAGAAACTGGAGCCAGGCTCGACTCATAATATCATGATTCTCGTGAAGGAGGAGGCTACCGGAAGGGAGATTCGCAATTTACCTGTCACCATCAAGGTGACAGACCCTGATGATAACGAACAGGTCAAGACCGGTAGTTTCAAAGAAATGATGAGAACCTATGACGCATATTTCAACATGAGTAAAAAAGGGAAATACCAGATCAGGATAATTTTTGAGGCAAAAGGGCAGAAGCGGTCTGTCGGCATTTCCCATGAGGTAGGCTAATCGAACGAAAGCAAAAGGAGCTCATATGGACAATAAAAATGGTTCATTCTTAGTAAGATATAAGTCAACATTCAACCAAAAGGGCCCGGGGCTTCGCACGCACCTCTTTGGGGCCATATGGATCGTGGCATTCATTGTCGTCCTGCTGGGTGTGAACGCCGCTCATGCCGATACCAGGACCAGTCAAAATCCGGCAGCCCCGGGGAACAAGGAAGTGGTCTACCCGGCGAGCCTCTTCGATGACGGAAAAGCGCATCATTTCCAATATAAAACAAACGACGGCGTACCCATCAAATATTTTGTCATGAAAAGCTCGGACGGGGTAATCAGGGCTGCCTTCGATACCTGCGTAGTCTGCTGGCGGGAAGGGAAAGGGTACGTTCAGAAAGACGATTCCATGATATGCAAGAACTGCGGACGCCGCTTCAAATCGACGAAGATAAACGAGGTGACGGGAGGCTGCAATCCGGCCCCTCTTGTCAGAAAAGTGGAGAATGGCAAGGTGGTAATCAAGACGGAGAATCTCGTTGAAGGAAGACAACTGTTTGCATCGGGTGGAGGCAAGTAATGACCCTCGGGGATATTGCGGTAAGTAACCTCAGGCGGAGGAAGGGAAAGGCGCTGTTCGTCCTCGCAGGCCTCTTTATCGGGGTATGCACCGTGGTTCTGCTCCTGAGCCTCGTCCAGGCGATGAAGCAGAATATCAACCATAAGCTCGAGATGTACGGGGCAAATATCCTGATCGTCCCGAAAACGGAGAGTCTTTCCCTCACCTACGGGGGCCTCTCTCTCGGCGGCGTCTCTTTTGAAATGCAGGAGATAAAGGAAGAGGAGCTCGGGCAGATCAGGAATATCAAAAATAGCGCCAACATCGCGGCGGTGGGGCCCATGATCCTCGGCCCCGTCACGGTGGGAACTAAGCGAATTCTCATGGCGGGGGTGGATTTCCAGGCCTTCGGGATGCTCCGGCCCTGGTGGAGCGTACAAGGCAAAATGCCTGATGATGACGGAGCAATACTCGGCGCCGAGGCCGCCCGGGCCCTGGGACTCACCACGGGCAATAAGGTGAGAATCAATAACAAGGAGGTTCAGGTCACAGGTGTGCTGGAGACTACGGGGTCTCAGGATGACGGCCTCATCTTCACGCCCCTCGCCACAGCCCAGGGGATATTGGGTAAGAAGGGCCGCATCTCCATGGCGGAGGTAGCTGCCCTGTGCACGGGGTGCCCTATTCCGGAGATGGTGAAACAGATTTCCGACCAGCTTCCGGGGGCGAACGTCATGGCCATTCAGCAGGTGGTGAAGGGCCGCATGGAGACCCTCGATCAGTTTGAGAAATTCTCCTACGGGGTCTCCGGACTGGTGCTTCTCGTGGGAAGCCTCATGGTACTCGTTACCATGATGGGAAGCGTACGGGAACGGACCGTGGAGATCGGGATATTTCGGGCCATGGGCTTCAGAAGGAGCCATGTAATGAGGATCATTCTCCTCGAAGCGGCCATTATCTCGGGAATTGCCGGGGTCCTGGGTTATCTGGGCGGTTTTTCGGCGGCGAAAGTTTTGATCCCCTTCTTTGCCGAAGGCCACGGGGCTGTGGTGCCATTCAATCCCGTTCTCGCAGGAGGGTCGATTCTGCTGGCTCTTTTCGTGGGACTCCTATCCGGCATCTACCCGGCTTTCATGGCGGCCCGCCTCGATCCCAATGAAGCCCTGCGTGCCTTGTAGAGAAAAAGAAGGATAAATGAAAGATATTAAGGGAGACCAGCTCATAAAACAGTATGGAGAAGGGGACGCCATGGTGACCGCGGTCAGACATGCCAGCTTTGAAATCGCTGCGGGAGAGTTCGTGGCGATAGTGGGGGAATCGGGTTCCGGCAAGTCGACCCTCCTTTCCATGGTAGGGGCCCTCAACACCCCTACTTCAGGGCGCCTCACCGTGGACAATATAGACGTATACGGCCTCGGACAGGATGAGAGAGCGGACTTCAGGAGAGAGACCCTGGGGTTTGTGTTCCAGAGTTTTCACCTCATCCCTTATCTCACCCTTGCCGAAAACGTGATGCTCCCCCTCGCTACCCGAAAAGAGGCGAAAAAGGAGAAAAGGAGCGCCGCCCTTCATGCCCTCGACCGCGTGGGACTTTCCGGAAAGGGCGAAAGACTCCCGAATCAAATTTCAGGCGGCGAGCAGGAACGGGTAGCGATCGCCCGCGCCATCGTCAACAGGCCGGCCATACTCCTGGCCGACGAGCCTACAGGAAACCTGGATTCCAGGACGGGAAAGGAGATCATGGAACTTATCGAGGAATTCAACAGCAGCGGTGGCACGGTGGTCATGGTCACCCATAACTCGGAATACACCGCATACGCGGGCAGGGTACTCAAGGTGGTTGACGGGGTAATTGCATGAAGCCCCTGCAGAAAAGGGAAGAAGATATTATGTTCAAATATCTCCATATTCATAAAATAAAATGGGAAAAGGAGAATATTTTATGAAAACCGTATCGATCGTAGTGATGGCTTTGGTGCTCCTCGCCGGCATTGCCTATGCAAAAGATTATGAAGTGGCCAAGAAAGTGGGAGATTACAGCGTGGTGGTAAAGATGGACAAGAATCCTCCTGTGGCAGGGCCCAATAACGTGGAGATCTCCGTCACCGACGCCTCGGGAAAGGCGGTGAGCGACGCAAAGGTAGTGCTCGGCTACTCTATGCCCGCCATGGCCGGTATGCCCGCCATGAACTATAAGGCCGAAGCCCAGCCCAAGGGGGCCGTATACAGGACAAAAGTCGATTATTCCATGGCGGGATCATGGAATAATCAGATAAGGATCACGAAAGACGGCAAGACGGCATCGGCAAAATTTACGGTCGATGCAAAGTGATAGAAGGCCGGCAGGAAAACCTGCAGTGCGGAGATGGCCGCGACGGGGATGTTGTTCTTGAGAATAGTCAGTGGAATGGAATAACGGCAAAGGAGGCGGACCTTGAAAACACGACATATAACGGATGGCCGGAAAGGAAAGGGAATTGTCTTCCTTCTTCTCATGCTGTCCCTCATTATCTTCTGGCAAAATGCATGGGCCGAGGAGGCGCTCGATCTTCAGGGGCTGATCGACGAGGCGGTGAAAAACAGCCCGGATATCCGGGCCTTTGGATCGCGGTCGGAGGCAGCCAGATACAGGATCCCCCAGGCAGGCAACCTCCCCGACCCCATGTTCATGTTCGGGTACCAAAATGAAGGCTTCCAGAGAATCACCATAGGGGAAGAGACCCAGGCGATGGGGATGTTCAGCCTCTCCCAGATGTTCTATTTCCCCGGCAAACGCTCGATCAGGGAAGAGATGGCCAGATGGGACGCCGAGGGGATCGCCGCACTGCATGACGCGGCGAAGCTAAGGCTCGCGGCGAGAGTCAAGGAAGTCTACTACGAGCTCTTCCTCGCCTATAAGATAATCGACATCCTCAAAGAGAGGGCCGATATTTTCACAAGGGTGGAAGACGCCGCAAATGCCCGTTACTCTTCCGGCACGGGGATGCAGCAGGAAGTCCTCATGGCCCAGACGGAGAAGTATATGCTTCTCGAACGGGAGGAGATGCAAAAGCAGAAGATCGAAACATTGAAAGGCATGCTCAATTCCCTGGTGGGGAGGCCGGTGACAAGCCCTCTCGGGAGACCCTCGAGCATGCCTCTGACCCGGTTCACCCTGCCCCTCGGTGAGCTTCTCTCGATGGCAAGGGAACATTCCCCGGAGGTGAGGTCGAAGGAGAAGATGGTCAAGGCCGCGGAGGCGAAGGTAAAGATGGCGAAAAAGGACTATTATCCCGACGTCACCATAGGGACCGCTTATTTCCCCAGGACTCAGGGCCTCATGGATATGTGGAACCTGACGGCGACTATAAATCTTCCCATCTATTATAAGACGAAACAGGCTCAGGCAGTCCTCGAAGCGTCCGCCTCCGTAAATGAGGCAAAAAACGAGCTTCAGGCAACGGAGCTCATGCTCGCCTCTTCGGTCCGGGAGAGCTACTCCATGGGAACTTCCGCCGAAAGGTTGATGACCCTCTATAAGGATGCCTTGATACCCAAGGCGCAACAGGACGTGCAACTGAGCCTTTCGGGTTATGTGACGGGCAAGACCGACGCCATCACGATAGTAACCCGGCTCAAGACGTTTCTCGATGTAGAGCTTCTCTACTGGAACCAGCATACGGAGCGGGAAAAGGCCATCGCGCGGCTCCACGCACTTACGGCGACTCAGGATATGGCGAGGGGGGCAGAGAAATGAACCGGAAAAATCTGATTCTTATCGGTGCGGTGATATTTGCGGCAGGAATAGCATTACTTTATACCAAGCCATGGCAGCGGCCCAAGGCTCCCGGGGAAGGAATACCGGCAGGAACGACCGTCACTCAATCATCGCCGGGAATGGCCAACATGCCGGGGATGGCTGCGGAGAAACCCGGGACCGGGCAGCCCACTTCCCAGGAAAAGCCTGTGGAAGAACCTGCCACCATTGAGATACCGCCCGAGAAGCAGCAGCTCATAGGGGTCAGGGTGGCCCGCGCATCGGTCCAGCCCCTCCGGAAGAGCATCCGGACCGTGGGGAAGGTCGAGTACGACGAGCGGAGGCTCACTACCGTCAACACGAAAGTCGAGGGCTGGGTCGAGAAGCTCTACGTGAATTTTACCGGTGTCTACG
The Syntrophorhabdaceae bacterium DNA segment above includes these coding regions:
- a CDS encoding TolC family protein, coding for MKTRHITDGRKGKGIVFLLLMLSLIIFWQNAWAEEALDLQGLIDEAVKNSPDIRAFGSRSEAARYRIPQAGNLPDPMFMFGYQNEGFQRITIGEETQAMGMFSLSQMFYFPGKRSIREEMARWDAEGIAALHDAAKLRLAARVKEVYYELFLAYKIIDILKERADIFTRVEDAANARYSSGTGMQQEVLMAQTEKYMLLEREEMQKQKIETLKGMLNSLVGRPVTSPLGRPSSMPLTRFTLPLGELLSMAREHSPEVRSKEKMVKAAEAKVKMAKKDYYPDVTIGTAYFPRTQGLMDMWNLTATINLPIYYKTKQAQAVLEASASVNEAKNELQATELMLASSVRESYSMGTSAERLMTLYKDALIPKAQQDVQLSLSGYVTGKTDAITIVTRLKTFLDVELLYWNQHTEREKAIARLHALTATQDMARGAEK
- a CDS encoding DUF169 domain-containing protein, giving the protein MATPREFAKALETYLRPQTFAVGIKLLRNAADAPAGVLSVSRSFRHKVALCQTFGWARRNRITTAVFKEDMNCPVGVAVMGLGKRPEYVLNGSNTIRRYCRTLEGAALTEREMNCFEIGAYAGLVVGPLDSCEFNPDLAIIYGNGLHMTRLIQAALYAKGGRFTVSVIPGAVCADALVPPVRDDRCSIGFPCWGDRIHEGTNENEILFSVPASRFDEIMLGLKESHEAGMTVPVPLPTFYEPQSPPVYNQYIKDMGIE
- a CDS encoding radical SAM protein, with the protein product MYLKGLHSGIVLRKSPFLVVKKLSSNEVRVYSKLHGNLTSFDFDITHLIDLFDSPLAVEDAARKVSEIHQCDGPVLIQELYEKRFLVDADMTREEMFSEYIEAARVKNKIPRISKVTFLVSEKCNMACVGCYHGFYDFRSAAMSSEFAEEILQGLFPYLKRRGIPALLISFLGYEPLLNFDTLRMICDRASAMGDEYGINTTFKLYTNGYSINEEIFEWIERNRSRFGVMVSLDGIREDNDKRRTDSAGLGTYDAVVRNLKRIIVSGVECGVITVLGKWNLANIERFVEEMDAAGVRIITANMFCGQSEEERLMELTDAEKIEAVERMDLAAEKYGIEFNGEWKFPVVQMVTGARLFCPAGTKQLVFGADGAIYPCQRFAGTEVTLGAYGPGFWEELTEGRCGSYNQWTTSLYNGMAERTKEEKTDFTGCVCPFIPFIRGECITRNLTESFDESLVQFYLTRPLNRILTKSPLSCYN
- a CDS encoding FtsX-like permease family protein, which codes for MTLGDIAVSNLRRRKGKALFVLAGLFIGVCTVVLLLSLVQAMKQNINHKLEMYGANILIVPKTESLSLTYGGLSLGGVSFEMQEIKEEELGQIRNIKNSANIAAVGPMILGPVTVGTKRILMAGVDFQAFGMLRPWWSVQGKMPDDDGAILGAEAARALGLTTGNKVRINNKEVQVTGVLETTGSQDDGLIFTPLATAQGILGKKGRISMAEVAALCTGCPIPEMVKQISDQLPGANVMAIQQVVKGRMETLDQFEKFSYGVSGLVLLVGSLMVLVTMMGSVRERTVEIGIFRAMGFRRSHVMRIILLEAAIISGIAGVLGYLGGFSAAKVLIPFFAEGHGAVVPFNPVLAGGSILLALFVGLLSGIYPAFMAARLDPNEALRAL
- a CDS encoding HPr family phosphocarrier protein; translated protein: METGKARVLDKEGLHLRKAAQVVLCAKRFRSKVTLRHKSAHADADSIMQILLLGAGPQVDLEVSAHGPDEKEAVHRIVELFSEGAGI
- a CDS encoding PLP-dependent aspartate aminotransferase family protein; the encoded protein is MKFETLAIHAGHGPDPAFGAVMPPIYQVSTFAFKGVKQAGPFDYSRSGNPTRKALEDCLAALEGGSHGFAFGTGMAAEATVLALLSAGDHVVVNDDLYGGTYRLLTEITAKHGVEVEFVKLTDLEGLRSRIKANTRLIWLETPTNPLMNVLDLSAIAEIARSRGVLTLCDNTFLSPYFQNPLALGIDIVLHSTTKYINGHSDVVGGAVVVNEAGLAEKIYFNQNAMGTCQAPHDCFLVLRGLKTLALRMEAHNRNALAVAKWLEAHPGIERVFHTGLESHSQRTISAKQARGSGGTFSFRIKGGEDGAFRFLERVKLFILAESLGGVESLIEHPWTMTHQSMPEDARSRAGITDNLIRISVGLEHVDDLIADLEQALSGGC
- a CDS encoding DUF2318 domain-containing protein — translated: MDNKNGSFLVRYKSTFNQKGPGLRTHLFGAIWIVAFIVVLLGVNAAHADTRTSQNPAAPGNKEVVYPASLFDDGKAHHFQYKTNDGVPIKYFVMKSSDGVIRAAFDTCVVCWREGKGYVQKDDSMICKNCGRRFKSTKINEVTGGCNPAPLVRKVENGKVVIKTENLVEGRQLFASGGGK
- a CDS encoding ABC transporter ATP-binding protein, whose protein sequence is MKDIKGDQLIKQYGEGDAMVTAVRHASFEIAAGEFVAIVGESGSGKSTLLSMVGALNTPTSGRLTVDNIDVYGLGQDERADFRRETLGFVFQSFHLIPYLTLAENVMLPLATRKEAKKEKRSAALHALDRVGLSGKGERLPNQISGGEQERVAIARAIVNRPAILLADEPTGNLDSRTGKEIMELIEEFNSSGGTVVMVTHNSEYTAYAGRVLKVVDGVIA
- a CDS encoding cob(I)yrinic acid a,c-diamide adenosyltransferase, producing the protein MKAPRRKLRKDGGAAGGRVEKGYFQIYTGNGKGKTTAALGIALRAMGHDFRTYIGQFMKGQIYGEITACRAIIPGHVTIEQYGKDTFMHVGNEPGDDDIRMAREGLGKAEKAMISGSYDIVVFDEILTAHHFHLLTLEEMTEAIGLRPEGVEVIFTGRYAPRALIEIADLVTEMKEVKHYYQKGIEARKGIER
- a CDS encoding FixH family protein gives rise to the protein MKTVSIVVMALVLLAGIAYAKDYEVAKKVGDYSVVVKMDKNPPVAGPNNVEISVTDASGKAVSDAKVVLGYSMPAMAGMPAMNYKAEAQPKGAVYRTKVDYSMAGSWNNQIRITKDGKTASAKFTVDAK